In bacterium, the sequence CACGCGGCGATCAGTCCCGGATGCGGAACGTCGCTCCCCGCCAGCGCGCCGAGCACCCGCGCCTCGCGGCGCATCGTCTCGTCACTGTTCGCGCGCTTGTGGATCGGCGGCCGCCGCAGGACGAAGGCACGTCCTCCGCGTTCGAAGCGGACGAGGATGTTCTGGGTCCCGCCGGTGAGCGGCGTGATGTGCTCGATCGGGCCCTCGGTCAGGCCCTGCTCGTCCATCCACGCGTCCAGGATCGCGAGGTCGACGCCTTCGATCCGATCTTCGTCACCCGCCACCGCGACCTCCTGCCCCGCCGTCTGCCTCGCGGCGGACGTTCGACGTTACCACCTCGTCCCGACCCGCGGACGTGCGGCACCCGACGCCCCGCCGCTCCCCTCCCGACGCGCGAAGTGCCCGATCGCCGCTCCCCTCCCGACGCGCGAAACGCCCGGTCGCCGCCCGCACCGCGCGAACCGCTACCCTGCCGCCGCCATGCCCCCCTCCCCTTCGCCGATCGACACCCCCGAACCCTGGCGTCAGCGCTTGATCGACCGGCTCGAGGAGAGCGGACGCTTCCGGACGGTCACGCTGATCACCGCCCTCGCCGGCATGTTCGCGACGACCTTCCCGGTCACGATCCTGACGATCTCCCTCGGGCCGATCGCCGAGGAGTTCCAGGCGCAGGAGACGACGATCGCCTGGGTGATCTCGGCGCCGATGCTCCTGTCGGCGGTCTTCTTTCCGCTCCTCGGCAAGCTCGGTGATCTGCGCGGCCACCGGCAGATCTTCCTGATCGGGTTCGGCTTCGCGACCCTCGTCGCGGGCCTGACCGCCCTCGCCTGGGACGAGTGGAGCCTGATCGGCCTGCGCACCCTCGCCGCGATCCTCGGCGGCGCGACGCAGCCGACGTCGATGGCGCTCATCTTCTCGGTCTACCCGCCTGAGCAGCGCGTCCGCGCGATGGGCTGGTGGTCGATGACCGGAGCCGCCGCGCCCGCCCTCGGACTCGCCCTGGGCGGCCCCCTCGTCGAGCTCTTCGGCTGGCGGGTCGTGTTCGGACTGCAGGCGGCGATCAGCCTCGTCGCCCTCGCGCTCGCCTACGCCGTCCTGCGCGAGACGCCGCGCAAGCGCGTGCGCTTCGACTTCGCGGGCTCCGTCGCCCTCGCGGTCGGGATCGGCGGCTTCATGTTCGCCCTCGGAAGCCTGCGCCTGCTCGGTGGGGATCCGACGATTCCCCTCGCCGCGGTCGGCGTCGGCATCTTCGGGCTCCTCGCTTTCGTCACGATCGAGACCCGCGTCGAGGAGCCGCTCCTCCCCCTCGCCTTCTTCCGATCACGGAACTTCTCGGCGACCCTGCTCACGAACGCGACGACCAGCGCGGGCTACATGGGCTCCTTCGTGATCGCGCCCTTCTTCCTCTTCCATCTCGGCTTCTCCGCGACCGCCGCATCGTTCCTGATCCTCATGCGAACCGGCGCGCTCACGATCGCCTCGCCGATGGGCGGGAACCTGGGCGAGCGATTCGGCGAGCGAGGCGCGTCGCTCTTCGGCTGCAGCGTGATGACCGTCGGGCTGGGACTGGCGGGATGGGGCATCTCCCAGGAACACCTCGTCACCTTCATGATCGGACTGATCCTCCAGGGCCTCGGCCACGGCTGGAGTCAGCCTTCGATCACCGCGGCGATCTCGCGCTCCGTCGACGAATCCGACCTCGGAATCGCGGCCGCCTCGAATCGCCTCTTCGGACAGGGTGGCGCTGCCTTCGGCATCACGCTCCTGACCCTCGCCTACGGCGGCGAGCAGACCCCCGAAGCCTTCGCGACGGCCTTCCTCGTCGGAACGGGACTCTCCGCGATCTCCGTCGTGACCGCCGTGTGGATCGGCGCCTCGAAGCTCGATCTCCACCCGGACGAAGACGCGCACGTCGCGCCCGCGGTCGGACGTTAGTCGGCGATTCTCGAGCGCCCCGCGCTCAGACCTGGATGAGCGGGAGCGCTTCCATTCCCAGCACCCGACGATAGGTGTTGTGGTAGTGGTGGAGCGCCGGCTCGTTGCGTCCGAAGATCACGTAGTCCTGGAGACCGGCCTCCGCCGAGAGCTGCGACCCCTCGGCCACGGCGTAGTCCTCGTCGCGGATCACGTCTCCGAAGATGCGTGCGCGCTCGAGGGCGAGCCCCGGATCCGCTCCGATCGCAGCTTCGGTCGAGTAGAACGTGACGCGTGAGATCGATCGTCCCGGGTTCTCGCGGTCCGGATAGGTCCGCACGAGCGTCACGCCCGACGCGCCGACGTTCACCTGGACGTTCGGGAAGAGGTAGTAGACCGGGAAGCCGCCGTCGGTGATGTGCCAGTCGTCCTCGGGCTTGCCGCGCAGGTCGTCGAGGCCCTTGAGGCAGAGGATCATGCGGTGGTTCTTGTCGAAGACGTCGTAGCACTGCGCGTTGCCGTAGAACGCCTGCGCGAGGGTGTCCTTGTGCAGCGCATTGAAGTGGTAGGTCTCGCCGAAGGTGTCGATCGCGAGCTTCCAGTTGAGCCGCATGTCGTAGGTGTCGGTCCCGACGTGGACCAGCTTCCCGAAATCCCAGGACGCGAACTCGTCCGAGAGCCCCCCGAGCACGTCGGTCTCCTCGATCGTCCCTTCCGGATCGGGGTGGACGAAGAGGAAGCCGTGCAGCTCCGCCGCCGGCAGCTCGATCAGCCCGTGACACGACTTGTCGATCGTTCCGAAGTGCTCGGGCTTCGGGATCGCGACGAGCTCGCCCGCGTTCGAGTAGGTCCAGGCGTGGAAGGGACAGACGAAGCGCTCCGCCTCGCCCCGCTCGCGATTCTCGAGCACGACCCCGCGGTGGCGGCAGGTATTCGCGAAGGCGCGGAAGCGGCCGGCGGCGTCGCGGGTCGCCAGCACGGGCCCCCCGAAGTCGCGGCTCGTGACGAAGCTCCCGGGCTTCGGCAGGTCGCCGGAGAGCCCGAGGAGCTGAGGGTGCCCCTGGAAGAAACGGGCCCACTCCTGCGCGGCGATCGCGGGCGAGCGATAGACGTCGGTGGGGTTCCGCCGGTGGCCACCCGCGTCGACGTTCGTGCCGTCGTCGCGGTGGCGCATCAGCTCCTTCAGGAGACGGATCTGTTCTTCCCGGTGCATCGTCGCTTCCCTCGAATCCGCCTCAAACCGGCGGCGCGTGGCAGACCGCCTCGACGTTGTTGCCGTCGGGGTCGAGCAGGAAGCCGCCGTAGTAGTCCGGGTGGTAGATCGGACGCGGGCCCGGCGCGCCGTGGTCGGTCGCGCCTAGAGCGATCCCCGCCGCGTGGAACGCATCGACCGAGCCGCGATCCGCGGCGGTGAACGCGAAGTGGCGCGGCGTGTACTCGACGCGCGTCTCGACGAGCCAGAACATCGGCCGGCCCGGCCCCCACGCTGCCATTCGCCGTTCCGGGAAATCCGGGTCCCAGCTCGCGGTCATCTCCGTCTGCAGCGACACGCCGAGCGGCGCGAGCACCGCATCGTAGAAGGCCTTGCTCCTCTCGAAGTCCGTCCCGTACGTACTCAGATGGTCGATCACGGATGACCCCCTGTTCCGCGGCGCCGCTAGAGGAGCTGCGTCTTCTTCCCCTTCAGCTCGCGCGCGGCGGGCGCAAAGAGCGCCTCGTGTCGCAGGCATCGCTTCTGGAAGAAACGCAGGAGCGCCTCTTCGTTCGCGCCTCCCTGCTCGAGCACGAACGCTTCGAGATCGGCTTCGCGATCCTGCGGCGACGTCGTCCGTCCGAGGAGCGCATCGATCTCGGCGTTCTCCTCCTTCTCCATCTCGGGCCACATCGATTCGACCCGCTCGAGGTAGACGGCGTTTCGCCAGGTCGTGTCGATCTCGTACTTCACGAAGTCGTCCGCCCCGCTCCGGATCTCCGCCAGCTTGTCGACCTGCCAGGCGTGGGCCGGCGCGAACGGACTCTTCGTCGGCTCCGGAATCGCCGGCGTGTCGAGCGAGATGCCCATCGTGTCGGCCATGACCTCGACGCAGGCGCGCGACCAGACCCAATACCACGCGAGATATTGGATGTAGTCCGCCGTGGCGGGGGGCTCGATCACGAAGGGCGCACAGGTCGTCGGCGTCGCCAGGTTGAAGCGGACCGTGTGGAAATCGATGATCTCCTTCGGGATCCGCGCGCCGGTCTTCTCGAAGTAGTGGTCGAACGCGGGGGCGAGCGGACCGAGGGGCTCGGCCAGATCACGACCGCGCATGCCGGCGAGATCCGCCGCCGGATCACCGAGGGTGGCGAGCTCGAGATCGATGAACGAAGTGACGCGTCCCTGGTCGAAGAGGAACTGCGCGGAGTCGACCTGCAGACAGGAGATTTCGTAG encodes:
- a CDS encoding MFS transporter, whose amino-acid sequence is MPPSPSPIDTPEPWRQRLIDRLEESGRFRTVTLITALAGMFATTFPVTILTISLGPIAEEFQAQETTIAWVISAPMLLSAVFFPLLGKLGDLRGHRQIFLIGFGFATLVAGLTALAWDEWSLIGLRTLAAILGGATQPTSMALIFSVYPPEQRVRAMGWWSMTGAAAPALGLALGGPLVELFGWRVVFGLQAAISLVALALAYAVLRETPRKRVRFDFAGSVALAVGIGGFMFALGSLRLLGGDPTIPLAAVGVGIFGLLAFVTIETRVEEPLLPLAFFRSRNFSATLLTNATTSAGYMGSFVIAPFFLFHLGFSATAASFLILMRTGALTIASPMGGNLGERFGERGASLFGCSVMTVGLGLAGWGISQEHLVTFMIGLILQGLGHGWSQPSITAAISRSVDESDLGIAAASNRLFGQGGAAFGITLLTLAYGGEQTPEAFATAFLVGTGLSAISVVTAVWIGASKLDLHPDEDAHVAPAVGR
- a CDS encoding aromatic ring-hydroxylating dioxygenase subunit alpha — protein: MHREEQIRLLKELMRHRDDGTNVDAGGHRRNPTDVYRSPAIAAQEWARFFQGHPQLLGLSGDLPKPGSFVTSRDFGGPVLATRDAAGRFRAFANTCRHRGVVLENRERGEAERFVCPFHAWTYSNAGELVAIPKPEHFGTIDKSCHGLIELPAAELHGFLFVHPDPEGTIEETDVLGGLSDEFASWDFGKLVHVGTDTYDMRLNWKLAIDTFGETYHFNALHKDTLAQAFYGNAQCYDVFDKNHRMILCLKGLDDLRGKPEDDWHITDGGFPVYYLFPNVQVNVGASGVTLVRTYPDRENPGRSISRVTFYSTEAAIGADPGLALERARIFGDVIRDEDYAVAEGSQLSAEAGLQDYVIFGRNEPALHHYHNTYRRVLGMEALPLIQV
- a CDS encoding VOC family protein, giving the protein MIDHLSTYGTDFERSKAFYDAVLAPLGVSLQTEMTASWDPDFPERRMAAWGPGRPMFWLVETRVEYTPRHFAFTAADRGSVDAFHAAGIALGATDHGAPGPRPIYHPDYYGGFLLDPDGNNVEAVCHAPPV
- a CDS encoding phosphotransferase; translation: MTSESTETQEGGARREDSDPSDAQLARQSLDSEWQRAFAWVEKELGGEIVAFERQPRWRPAFFVDLARDGETVPLYLRGERGELDHGANPFEFEAHVFEMMEEEGLPVPHIHGIIPDPKMIVMDKVPGRIDLSTAENEEERVSVLNHYMELLADLHAIDPKRFEDLGVKKPKDAEAAGFADLATWEATFRAAKNRPEPIIEFVYGWLRRNVPKDRYEISCLQVDSAQFLFDQGRVTSFIDLELATLGDPAADLAGMRGRDLAEPLGPLAPAFDHYFEKTGARIPKEIIDFHTVRFNLATPTTCAPFVIEPPATADYIQYLAWYWVWSRACVEVMADTMGISLDTPAIPEPTKSPFAPAHAWQVDKLAEIRSGADDFVKYEIDTTWRNAVYLERVESMWPEMEKEENAEIDALLGRTTSPQDREADLEAFVLEQGGANEEALLRFFQKRCLRHEALFAPAARELKGKKTQLL